A genomic region of Nymphaea colorata isolate Beijing-Zhang1983 chromosome 2, ASM883128v2, whole genome shotgun sequence contains the following coding sequences:
- the LOC116246681 gene encoding 60S ribosomal protein L23A isoform X2, producing the protein MAPAKTPAKKPDAKGQALKAAKAVKSGSFTLKKKTKKIRTSVTFHRPKTLKKERNPKYPRISAAPRNKLDQYEILKYPLTTESAMKKIEDNNTLVFIVDIRADKKKIKAAVKKMYDIQAKKVNTLVRPDGTKKAYVRLTPDYDALDVANKIGII; encoded by the exons ATGGCTCCTGCAAAAA CTCCTGCTAAGAAACCTGATGCCAAGGGTCAGGCCTTGAAGGCAGCCAAAGCAGTGAAGTCCGGGTCCTTCACactgaagaaaaagacaaagaaaatccGAACATCTGTTACTTTCCATCGACCGAAGACACTGAAGAAAGAACGTAATCCAAAGTATCCTCGCATCAGTGCAGCACCAAGGAACAAGTTGGATCAGTATGAGATCCTCAAGTATCCGCTGACCACTGAATCAGCTATGAAGAAGATTGAGGACAACAACACCCTCGTCTTCATAGTGGACATCAGGGCggataagaagaaaatcaaggCAGCCGTAAAGAAAATGTATGACATTCAAGCCAAGAAGGTTAACACGTTGGTCAG GCCTGACGGAACAAAGAAAGCATATGTGAGGCTTACGCCAGATTATGATGCTTTGGATGTTGCAAACAAGATCGGCATCATCTAA
- the LOC116246681 gene encoding 60S ribosomal protein L23A isoform X1: MAPPAKPPAKKPDAKGQALKAAKAVKSGSFTLKKKTKKIRTSVTFHRPKTLKKERNPKYPRISAAPRNKLDQYEILKYPLTTESAMKKIEDNNTLVFIVDIRADKKKIKAAVKKMYDIQAKKVNTLVRPDGTKKAYVRLTPDYDALDVANKIGII; this comes from the exons CTCCTGCTAAGAAACCTGATGCCAAGGGTCAGGCCTTGAAGGCAGCCAAAGCAGTGAAGTCCGGGTCCTTCACactgaagaaaaagacaaagaaaatccGAACATCTGTTACTTTCCATCGACCGAAGACACTGAAGAAAGAACGTAATCCAAAGTATCCTCGCATCAGTGCAGCACCAAGGAACAAGTTGGATCAGTATGAGATCCTCAAGTATCCGCTGACCACTGAATCAGCTATGAAGAAGATTGAGGACAACAACACCCTCGTCTTCATAGTGGACATCAGGGCggataagaagaaaatcaaggCAGCCGTAAAGAAAATGTATGACATTCAAGCCAAGAAGGTTAACACGTTGGTCAG GCCTGACGGAACAAAGAAAGCATATGTGAGGCTTACGCCAGATTATGATGCTTTGGATGTTGCAAACAAGATCGGCATCATCTAA